From the Colletotrichum lupini chromosome 1, complete sequence genome, the window cgaattagacttctaatccgacactaATACAGCCTAGACAGCAGCATAAGCACTTCCGAAGCTTGTTTCAAATCAAAAAGCTGTGCAAATCAGATTTTGGGAGATGGCAGACGACTTATAAACCAGTGGCAGGGGAACATCCACTGAACATCTTGGCCTGTCCGTATCATCTCACTCACTTCTCTGGAGAGAAACTCTGCCCTTAACCATGGCATCAGCTACTAGTGATGGTCAGCCGTTCATCTACCAGACCCAGCTGCCTGAATCACAATCACAAGCACAGTCCAACTTTGCAGACTGCGCCCACAGGACAGAAAAAACCACTAATACCAAGCGTATCATTGTCTGCTGTGACGGAACATGGAACAACTCGTCGGTCTCCCAAGTACCTCACCACTTTTCTGTCGCTGATTCTGATACTCCATAGTAACAAGAGGGGAGGCATTCCTACTAACGTGGCCCGCCTGTCGTCTGCCATTGCCCGCAAGTGCTGCACGGGCATGCCGCAGGTCGTCTACTACCACCGAGGAGCCGGGACTGAGGAATCTAAAGTTGCCCAGACTCTTGGTGGAGTTTTTGGGAAGGGCATCGTTCAGGTCAGTCTCCCTTTGCAATGTCTGTCGTGGGGTGACGGCTATCGCTAACCTTTCAATGCCGTCGCTCAGGACATCGCTGATGTTTACCGCTTCGTGTGCGATAACTATAACCCAGGAGATGAGATTTTAATTGTCGGATTCTCCCGCGGAGCCTTTACCGCGCGATCGGTCTCCGGATTGATTTGCAATCTTGGGCTTCTGAACCGCGTCGGCCTATCACAATTTGGGGCAATCTTCCACGACTACCAGACCTTCCCCAATTGGAAGTACCCGGGGAGCTTTGACAAAGACGAGCATTTGGTAGGCTTTACGCTTACCAATTTCATGCGCCGTAAGAAACAAAAAGCTTCTGAGAACGACAAGGTCGAGGAACGTGAGAGTGCTGCTCTAGAAGACGAGTTGAACGAGGATAAAAGAGAATTCTTCGAGAAAATGACCACATATCGTGAAAACAGGAAGGGCTATGGACCAATGGATCTCCGCAAGATGGCTAGAGAATACAGAAACAGACTTGAAAAGGTAAGAAGAAAGCTGTCACCTTGGTCTGGGAATCAATTCACTGACCATTGTTTTCACCAGCACGGCATGGTTCTTACCAAGTGGGAGACTCAATTCCGAGATGGCCAATTGGGCCTCTTCCCGGTCCCTACGGACGTCAATGTTAGAGCAGTTGGTCAGTCTTCAAATCCTATACCCcgcaaagaaagagaaaCCCAGTCTGATTGCCCTTAACTCAGCTGTATGGGATACTGTTGGAAGTCTAGGTTGGCCAAAAATGCCCTGGGAGAAGGTCCGCATAGGCCGCAGCGCTGATGAGGTGAGTTCAAGCTTTCTTTAGTAGCCAAAAAAACTGGATCAATTCCTTTTCTGAGAAACACGACTGACACAATCAGCTTCGATTTGCAAGCCTCGACGTCAATCCCAAAGTGGACTATGCCTTCCATGCTCTCGCACTGGACGAATGGCGCACCGCATTCAAACCGACATTGTGGGGCAAGGACAATAATACACACACGCAGCTTCGACAGGTATGGTTTCCTGGCAGCCACAGTAACGTCGGAGGAGGCTTCGAAGACCAACAAATCGCCACTATTGCACTTGCTTGTAAGGTCTCCCGTCTTCTAATGACTGAAATATACCGTCGCGGATGTCAGCTAACAGCATAAAATAGGGATGGCGGACCAGCTTACCTCTGTCGGTGTTGAGTTCAGCACGCCTGAGATGAAGCGGCTTTTCTACACCCTCACCCCTGGTGTCGAACCTCGACCATGGGCAATGGGAAAAATTTCCAATCCCGGGAAGGCCACTTCGATCCCTGACGAAGCATACAACGCCATTTGGTACCCGTGGCAAAAGTTGAAGGGAGATAACACTGTCTTGGGCACACGTACTCCGGGCTTATACAAGACCGACGATGGGAAAAATAGGCTCGTGAATCCTAACCAGCTCATTCATCCCTCTGTACGCATCCGATATCTCTACGACGGCAAAGGTCTCGATGACGTTGGGGTGTGGGAATGCGCAGCCTTGATGAAAAATGGGTTTAGACTCGAGAAGAGTACAGAGCCACTTAAGATCGTCGACCCATACCCCAAGACTCCTATTGCATCGTCATACGAAACGCTCACGGGCACCGTATCATCCGTCCACGGCGGCCATACTATGGACCTCGAATCCCACAAGGGACACACTTGTTGTCCATCAGGTGCCGTTCGAAGCCGACCTCTGCCTTCTGGAACAAGCCGAGAATCACTGGGTTTGGACCCGGGATAACGCAAAAGAGGGTGCGCGAATTTTGCACGAGGAGCGAATCGGAATCTGGGAACGTCTCTTCATCGACATCAATCACAAGCTGGTGTTACGCCAAAAGCATGAGGAATTGAAGAGGGCCGAGATCAAAGCTAAGCAGCCTGAAGAGAAGCAGACCTGGGGACAATGGTTCAAGGAAAAGGCAGAGACAGCCAAGGGAGCTGCTGGAAAGGCGCTCAATAACACCGTCGTCGGGAGATTCCTTGGGCCATCCGCCAGGCTCAAGCCTTTGGACTACCCCAAACATTTTGGATACCATGACTTCGTTTCTTGGCAGCGAGGTGATGTCAGGAAGACGCGGCTGCAAAATCCTTGGGAGAAGAGTAACAAGGCTAGAGCATACCAAGCTGACAGCAAGTGATGAACGTAGATTAGCTACTCTGAGCTTGGAGTTGGGGAAATATTAGTCTACCGATGAGAAGCTCTTTCCATCGCACACTGATAGCCTGGAAATCGACCGCAATATCAATGAGTGTTGCCCTTCTATTCAAATTCTGTAATTGACATAGTGGGATCTGACCTCTGAACCGATCTTGCAATTTCTACGACGTCCCCATCCGCCTGATTGAAGGAAATTAAGCAGGAAGTCCGATTGAGCCATCTCGCGTTGCAAGACCTGACTTCATGTTCTCTTCGCATAGCTCACACGACAAGGAAAGAAGCGACTCGGATTGGCTGCTCCCCCGCGACTCACCAAATACACAGGATCCCCATGATACTTCTCTGTTTGCCCGGTCTCTTCATACGCAGGTTTGAAATCAAATTCTCTCGCAGTCAGAGCACACACCATCTTGATCTCAGCCAAAGCCATCTCTTGCCCTATGCAACTCCTGGGTCCTCTCTCGAAGGGACGCCAACCATTGGCAGGAGGTTGCAGAGGGTCATCTTTTTCCTTCACCAACCAACGGTCTGGGAGGAACTCGCTTGAGCGGAACCAGTACCGTGAGTTATGATGGATTGCGTAGTGGCTGACATAGACATTGCATCTTTCCGTTGGAAGTGACCTCAGAGCTGCTACAGGTTTCTCCCTCGTATCAGTCTCTGAGGTATCAGAGAAGGCCTGAATGAAGACATTGAAAACTCGATTGCCCAGTCTCTGAGTTGCTCCGGGAGGGTAAATGCGCAAGGACTCTTTGATGACGGCAGTCGTGTACGGGAGCTGATTAAGAAGCTTCGGCTGAGAGGCTATCAGGCCCGCTGTTGCCTTCAAGTCGGAGCCAAAGACATTGTCGTGCTCAACTCGAACGCGTGCCAGTACTTCTGGGTGCTGCGACAGGAGATTGGTCATGAAAACGATCGATGACCCGGTTGTGTCATAACCTGCAAGCATCATAAACTTAATCTGTGACCGAATAACATCGGGAAGTATTCGCAGGTGGCCTTGGTCTTGTGGTGCATTGGCGGCATCCAGTATCGAGATGGAGTTTGTTTGTTTGCTCTCGGCAGCTTCTGAGTTCTCCTTTAGTACTTTCTTGATGTACGAGTCCATCCGCCAAGTATTGTAGCATTGTACAAAGGGCCTGATGAAGTTAATGTCCCTCAGTAGCGAAGTGCCGCGATAATGCAGCCAGCTGAGCTGCGAAGCCATCGCGGCGGCAAAAAGGTTGTAGCCTGCCTGACAATGCATATCATGGCCCATGATAGCCTTGCTTGAAAAGTCCATGGTAAGGTCGAGAGCCATCGGACTCAGAGAAACCACCTCGTTCCTGTTTACACATCGGCGTAGACGATCACAGAAGACCCCAGCTATCTCAACCAAACTGGGCACCAGTCCGGCGATATTCGCGACTCGAAAGCCAGGGCTGAAGATGTTGTGCCAGAATTTCCATTCGTCTCCTTCCATAGTGTCCAGATCGTAACCACCTGTGAGCGGTTTCAGGAACTCTCGCTGGCCTGGCTCTTTCGGGAGAGATTGACCTTGTGCCACCTGACGAGCCCCATCTGGTGACAGAACGACCAGCATGGGCTTAAAAAAGGGCCACTGATCCAAATAGAAGGCCTGATCGAGATGTGGATAACGCAAGCGAATTTCATGGGCCAGTGCTGCCGACGGCATGATGTCAGGTGGTAAATCTTTCAGGATCCTTCCGATTAGTTTGAGATGGCCCCAGATCGGATCATGAGGGGGCATTGGCAACCCTTGACGCTGAAGTGACCTGAAAAGGTTGCGGGCGTTGTACAAGGAGTAAACAAAGTAGAGAGTAGCTGGTAGACAGCCTGCCCCTAAGGTTTGCCAGGCCGATGATAGGCTCATCTTGTTCATGATGGTTTACGTGCGAATGTGAATAAGTTGTGAATAGCTGCACAAGTGGAAGGGGCTAATGTACTGGACGGGTCAAGCGAGATGAAAAGCACGCAACCCCAACGAACATCGCTGGGTGGCTTTTGAAAGGCGCGGAGCTTCTGCGACTATGCTCAGACACTCGTGGAGCTACTGCGACTTTCAATCTATCGGGAGGGGGTAAAGTTCACCTTGTCAACCCCGCGTTGAAATCATAAAGCTTAAGCTTTCCAACATGAAGCATTGTACCGTACAGCGCCACGAGCTCGTGTTCGGTATCGTATCAAATGATCCGGTAAGAGCCTAGTCTGATTCGCTAATGGCATGCTGAATCGTCAAAAGATCAGATGAAGTACGGAGCGACCGGTGTGAGGCGGTGGTCATTGTTTCAATGTCGATTGACTTAGCACAATAACGCAGCATTGGAATGAAATAATATGAGAATAAAACTCAGCACAGGAATCACATTATGTATTCAACTACGGACAAGTCTCATGGATATGTTTGTAGTTCAAAAGACTAACAAAATATTCCCATACAGTTGATTGCTTCGATCAAACGGAACGGTCATAGTGATCGGAATGGGACTTTGGAAAGCACCAAATCATATTTCGAACGACCTCAGTTAGCAAGCTCCCGTAGTGCTGAGAGCACGCATGGTCGAATGTCTATGTTGGCTTGTGGCGTTTGTTAATAAGGGCATTGACGCCATGTTCAACTGCCTCGCCATACATAAGGTACGGAACGAATACAAGCCTTTGCACGTTCAAGATATGGTGCAAATTTTGAACGATTCAAGCCAAGAAGATCCTATTCCGTTCGAGTAATATCGTAGGAAATGCCCTCTCAAGCCCCGCTCAATACTTGTTCACGCATTTCGCGATTAATAAACGCGGAGTTTTGCCGAAATATCAAGCACGCCATTATATGCCTGCCTTTCGCCGATATCATTGGTGTTTACGGACTTGCACCTGCACACTGATTGTAGGTAGGTACCCTACCAAAAGAAACAATTCAACCCATGTTTCCGACATCGGTGGCTCCTAAAAAGGCGGTTGCCTTATCGAAATGGTGCACCGGAAACTTGGCTACTCATTGGTCTTCCGATACCTGGGAGGTAAACGGAGGTTCTGTGGCGTTACATATCATGACTAGTAGACGCACTCTGACTTGACTGTCGATGTCGCCATGAGACCCGCCGAAGACGACAATCAACCCGACTTCCGAGCCACAGGATTTGAACAAGGAGTCACAGACACAGGGCTTGTAGATAAGCTCACAGATTTCCGATGCGAAAAAGTAGAGAGTGCAGGTACATGCCTTACGGCACATTTAGTCTCACGTTCCATCTCTCGTCTGCATACAATGTCGCTTCCTGACGAAAAGAATCCCAAAGATGCCTTCGTCATCGGCGAAAGCGAAAACGAAGCTCATGATGGAGTCAAAGTCCCTTATCATGTAGATACCGAGAGGTCAGTCTACGTGGACTCCAAGAGGACGTGGAGATCATTCTTCTGGTCGAGTAAGTCGCTTGAATTACCAAGTCAGAAAGAAGTGATAGAGAATCAAGTTGCTGACTTCAATTTTCCATTTTAGCACTCGATGTTCCCAAAGATGAAGCACGGTTTCTGACCAAGCTCGATTTGACACTCATATCAGCATCAGCTCTCGGCGTTATGTGTCGCTATCTTGATCAAGTCAACATCACGAATGCTTTCAGTTAGTGTTCGGACCTAGTTTTATTCCTGAGCTTTCCTAAATATCGCTCTAGACAGTGGAATGAAAGAGGATCTTTCGTTGTTCGGAAAAGAACTCAACTACGCCAACGCTATTTGGAGTGCAGCATACGTGTTCGGACAGATACCGTCGAACCTACTTCTCACCCGAGTGAGTTTTGACCACTCCACTTTCGAAGAAGATTACACATATGTTGATAACATCTCAGGTCAATGCTCCTCTTTACATTGCATTTCTCGAGTTTGCCTGGACAGTCTTCAtgttggattacgaggcagaaaaggggccctattaggtagttaggtaggggtagtaggtaggcagtctgggcccgtgcagacggacccttctacctacctatacctactaagggaccgcgggctctgcccacgatcttcccctcttatatatacgtaatagacctatactaacctattaacctagttataattaaaaggtctaacttacttacgtatatattaatactaattagtaattaaattatatatatatttttatcataggttaataaggatataactataaaagaaatagcctcgacctacctcgctagctattctaatttattaacttagttctatttatttaattaataataaatagcctagtttatactaccttagctctcttttattattactagctaACGACTAATTAACTAGTCGCGGGCTATTAAGAGCGcgctttattacgtacgatcttttttactaagactattattataaaaagattaactactttattattattattaactttatttttattattaatattatttctactagccttattattattagtaacttctcTTTAATCGAACTACtcgtaaaggaatttattttaaatatattataactaagcactactttaaattagtaataagtaaaaggagattaattactaaaagattAATCTAACGATCGCTAGCGTACTagcgcttaataataataagacttttagaattataagtatattaatagcgaatcttttactaatagcgaagtattttaaaatactaaggaaaagaaaagattttaatagtaataataatagggatttattttatattattaataaatctacctctttctaacttaataaaagctctgagactaaattagtaaaaataaagtacgagaagtattaaaaagaattattaattagtaactaacggaatcttctatttattactagaagtacggttataaaaggccttttttttttacgaccttttattaaccttaataactttctatttatataccttattaaaaaaatagaattttttaattagtaataatagcccgcttattactattaaaacgattattACGACCgatttactattctatttaacctaactaatattatattataattataatataacaattatatcctataataatcttttattatataacttattttataaatatattatagtaacTACCGGccctagtagtaaataagaagggtttaacgattagttaatattatttttagcctacttatatttttaaattacagaactatatttaattcTAATTCGCTAGTAGGACTACGttaacttaacttaataaggcttatttaatattatattcgcttttataaacgataaaaagcttaatatttttattttttatataataagatattattatcgagacggcctaacgggcgaggagctataaaaggactttaaaactaatttttaaagctaagaagtaggggactttttaagaataaaaagtgCGATTTttaagaagctaaaagacttttttataaataatagtattaatttaataattagaaatcgtaattaaatagcggaAAAGATCGCTAGtacccttaatacttaatacttcccTACTTAGACTTCTAAGGAGatcgtagtttattatagccgtactaaatattttaatatattatattacgatccttattttttttatttactattcccgtagttagtaagtattaacgattttatttagtaagttaaaaagatagtaagggaatttatataaccctaacttacttaattttaatagttaagattccgattttaactttattattaactaaccgaTTTACTacctctttaaaaaaaaaaggaagaagaactagaaaataaagttattattacttaataacgaaATCTACCccgttaaatattatattttaatatagaaactaaagataatattatgcctaatacttactaattaattaacctcgctaagctttataataataagaataagtatagtaataagaagtacgatatttttaataaaaagcttcggatctttaaagtattatattaataaataagaattagtaaacgatacTATTCTAGTAttttcctaaatatacttaaaaaaagggcgttaactttttattttaactaacttaataatatttttaacccGCTTAGTTtcgatataatatattaaaggacCTAGGAGTACTtcgagctatttataagttattaaaactacctcgctaagctctataacttctattagtattttataatttataaaaacttaagtAAGTCGAactaatagattttataagtattaattaactatattataatcttttataaagcactagctacttagggatttatttttaatataagtaactaactcctctattacgtaagtagtatattagaatatagacttattatacttaacccggtacttatatttattaatatttattactaacttagtattttaattaatattatagagagAGAGCGCGATTATAATAtgtagtaatagtatttttaaaataatatttataataaagaggtccttattacttactagaCCGACTGTACTTATAGTggctttaataaagagacccgattta encodes:
- a CDS encoding AflN protein, translated to MPLANQTRLLPDHLIRYRTRARGASQKLRAFQKPPSDVRWGCVLFISLDPSSTLAPSTCAAIHNLFTFARCLPATLYFVYSLYNARNLFRSLQRQGLPMPPHDPIWGHLKLIGRILKDLPPDIMPSAALAHEIRLRYPHLDQAFYLDQWPFFKPMLVVLSPDGARQVAQGQSLPKEPGQREFLKPLTGGYDLDTMEGDEWKFWHNIFSPGFRVANIAGLVPSLVEIAGVFCDRLRRCVNRNEVVSLSPMALDLTMDFSSKAIMGHDMHCQAGYNLFAAAMASQLSWLHYRGTSLLRDINFIRPFVQCYNTWRMDSYIKKVLKENSEAAESKQTNSISILDAANAPQDQGHLRILPDVIRSQIKFMMLAGYDTTGSSIVFMTNLLSQHPEVLARVRVEHDNVFGSDLKATAGLIASQPKLLNQLPYTTAVIKESLRIYPPGATQRLGNRVFNVFIQAFSDTSETDTREKPVAALRSLPTERCNVYVSHYAIHHNSRYWFRSSEFLPDRWLVKEKDDPLQPPANGWRPFERGPRSCIGQEMALAEIKMVCALTAREFDFKPAYEETGQTEKYHGDPVYLVSRGGAANPSRFFPCRVSYAKRT
- a CDS encoding major facilitator superfamily transporter, coding for MSLPDEKNPKDAFVIGESENEAHDGVKVPYHVDTERSVYVDSKRTWRSFFWSTLDVPKDEARFLTKLDLTLISASALGVMCRYLDQVNITNAFNSGMKEDLSLFGKELNYANAIWSAAYVFGQIPSNLLLTRVNAPLYIAFLEFAWTVFMLDYEAEKGPY